A section of the Mastomys coucha isolate ucsf_1 unplaced genomic scaffold, UCSF_Mcou_1 pScaffold15, whole genome shotgun sequence genome encodes:
- the Spata2 gene encoding spermatogenesis-associated protein 2: MDTKYKDDLFRKYVQFHEGRVDTTPGTQQPGSDEYLRVAAATLLSLHKVDPLYRFRLIHFYEVVESSLRSLSSSSLSALHCAFSMLETVAINLFLFPWKKEFRSIKTYTGPFVYYVKSTLLEKDIRAILRFMGYEPELGTAYKLKELVESLQVKMVSFELFLAKVECEQMLGIHSQVKDKGYSELDVVTERKSSTEDARGCSDALRRRAESREHLTTSMARVALQKSASERAAKDYYKPRVTKPSRSVDAYDSYWESRKPPSKASLSLRKEPLAMDVGEDLKDEIIRPSPSLLTMSSSPHGSPDDLPSISPVNGLGLLRSTYFSTQDDVDLYTDSEPRATYRRQDALRPDVWLVKNDAHSIYHKRSPPTKESALSKCQNCGLSCSSSLCQRCDSVLVCPSSSKPSAFPSKASVHDSVAHGAPMREKYVGQTQGLDRLAPVHSKPKPSTTATSRCGFCNRAGATNTCTQCSKVSCDACLGAYHYDPCCRKSELHKFMPNNQLNYKSTQFSHLVYR, translated from the exons ATGGATACGAAGTACAAGGATGACTTATTCCGGAAGTACGTGCAGTTCCATGAGGGCAGAGTGGACACCACCCCCGGCACACAGCAGCCTGGCAGCGATGAGTACCTGCGAGTGGCAGCTGCCACCCTGCTCAGCCTGCACAAGGTGGACCCTTTATATCGATTTCGGCTGATCCACTTTTATGAGGTGGTGGAGAGCTCCCTCCGCTCGCTGAGCAGCTCCAGCCTGAGCGCTCTGCACTGCGCCTTCAGCATGCTGGAGACGGTGGCCATCAACCTCTTCCTGTTCCCCTGGAAGAAGGAGTTCCGCAGCATCAAG aCCTACACGGGCCCTTTTGTTTACTATGTCAAGTCCACGTTACTGGAGAAGGACATCCGAGCCATTCTAAGGTTCATGGGCTACGAGCCTGAGTTGGGGACTGCATACAAACTCAAAGAGCTTGTGGAGTCCCTCCAGGTGAAGATGGTCTCCTTTGAGCTCTTCCTGGCCAAGGTCGAGTGTGagcagatgctggggatccaCTCGCAGGTGAAGGACAAAGGCTACTCAGAGCTGGACGTGGTGACTGAGCGCAAGAGCAGCACAGAGGATGCGCGTGGGTGCTCGGATGCCCTGCGGAGGCGGGCTGAGAGTCGGGAGCACCTAACCACTTCCATGGCTCGTGTGGCACTCCAGAAGTCAGCCAGTGAGCGAGCAGCCAAGGACTACTACAAGCCCCGAGTGACCAAACCCTCCAGGTCGGTGGATGCCTACGACAGCTACTGGGAGAGTAGGAAGCCCCCCTCAAAGGCCTCACTGAGTCTGCGCAAGGAGCCCCTGGCTATGGATGTAGGGGAAGACTTGAAGGATGAGATCATCCGCCCATCCCCTTCATTGCTGACCATGTCCAGCTCCCCCCATGGTAGCCCCGATGaccttccctccatctcccctgTCAACGGCCTTGGCCTTCTTCGTAGTACGTACTTTTCCACTCAGGATGACGTGGACCTGTATACTGATtcagaacccagggccacctacCGGAGGCAGGATGCTCTGCGGCCAGATGTATGGCTGGTCAAAAATGATGCCCACTCCATCTACCACAAGCGTTCACCCCCCACCAAAGAGTCTGCCCTTTCCAAGTGCCAAAACTGCGGCCTGTCCTGCAGCTCCTCCCTCTGCCAGCGCTGTGACAGTGTACTGGTCTGTCCTTCGTCCTCCAAGCCCAGTGCTTTTCCCAGCAAGGCCTCTGTACACGACAGCGTGGCCCACGGGGCACCTATGCGGGAGAAGTATGTGGGCCAGACTCAGGGCCTTGACCGGCTGGCACCTGTCCACTCAAAGCCCAAGCCCTCTACCACAGCCACCTCCCGCTGTGGCTTCTGTAACCGTGCAGGTGCCACCAACACATGCACCCAGTGTTCAAAAGTTTCCTGTGACGCCTGCCTCGGCGCCTACCACTACGACCCTTGCTGCAGAAAGAGTGAGCTGCACAAGTTCATGCCCAACAATCAGCTGAATTACAAATCCACTCAGTTCTCCCATCTCGTGTACAGATAG
- the Rnf114 gene encoding E3 ubiquitin-protein ligase RNF114 produces MAAAQPESRDGAAQSAKPASETDPLSRFTCPVCLEVFEKPVQVPCGHVFCSACLQECLKPKKPVCGVCRSALAPGVRAVELERQIESIETSCHGCRKNFVLSKIRAHVASCSKYQSYIMEGVKATTKDASRQPRNVPNRYTFPCPYCPEKNFDQEGLVEHCKLTHSTDTKSVVCPICASMPWGDPSYRSANFMEHIQRRHRFSYDTFVDYDVDEDDMINQVLQRSIIDQ; encoded by the exons ATGGCGGCGGCGCAGCCGGAGTCCCGCGACGGAGCCGCGCAGTCGGCGAAGCCGGCGTCCGAGACTGACCCCCTCAGCCGTTTTACGTGTCCCGTGTGCCTGGAAGTGTTCGAGAAGCCGGTGCAGGTGCCCTGCGGACACGT CTTTTGCTCTGCATGCCTGCAGGAATGTCTGAAGCCGAAGAAACCTGTCTGTGGGGTGTGTCGCAGCGCTCTGGCACCTGGCGTCCGAGCTGTGGAGCTCGAGCGGCAGATCGAGAGCATAGAGACTTCTTGCCATGGCTGCCGTAAGAAT TTCGTCCTATCTAAGATCCGGGCCCACGTGGCTTCATGTTCCAAATACCAGAGTTACATCATGGAAGGTGTAAAGGCCACCACCAAGGACGCATCCCGTCAGCCAAG AAATGTCCCAAACCGATATACCTTTCCTTGTCCTTACTGTCCCGAGAAGAACTTTGACCAGGAAGGACTTGTGGAGCACTGCAAACTCACTCACAGCACGGACACCAAGTCTGTG GTGTGTCCCATCTGTGCCTCAATGCCCTGGGGAGACCCCAGCTACCGCAGCGCTAACTTCATGGAGCATATCCAGCGCCGCCACCGCTTCTCCTACGACACTTTTGTG GATTATGATGTTGATGAAGATGACATGATAAACCAGGTGTTGCAGCGCTCCATCATTGACCAGTGA